In the genome of Phycisphaerae bacterium, one region contains:
- a CDS encoding OmpH family outer membrane protein produces the protein MIAWTMAMVLGVASVGQAGEVRVAVVNIPQVSERYQKRIDLESQFEAKRKETSQKRDELRERIDRATRSLQEELKPGTDAYRDRAKELALLRAEMDFFMESESQRIEMELANSLRLIFDDILAATKQVAEQRGIDIVLSADTLPSGQAENPTQMRQQIVLQKVLYWKPSLDMTAEVVQRLNEQYRAQSGNR, from the coding sequence ATGATCGCATGGACAATGGCAATGGTTCTGGGTGTGGCAAGCGTCGGCCAGGCCGGCGAAGTGCGTGTAGCGGTGGTCAACATTCCCCAGGTCTCGGAGCGCTACCAGAAGCGCATTGACCTGGAAAGCCAGTTTGAAGCCAAGCGCAAAGAGACAAGCCAGAAGCGCGACGAACTTCGCGAGAGGATCGACCGCGCAACGCGTTCGCTCCAGGAAGAGCTCAAACCCGGCACCGATGCCTATCGGGACCGCGCCAAGGAGCTGGCCCTTCTGCGGGCCGAGATGGACTTCTTCATGGAATCGGAGAGCCAGCGCATCGAAATGGAACTGGCCAACTCGCTTCGCCTCATTTTCGACGACATCCTGGCCGCAACGAAGCAGGTCGCCGAGCAGCGGGGCATCGATATTGTCCTCTCGGCCGACACACTTCCGTCGGGCCAGGCGGAAAACCCCACGCAGATGCGTCAGCAGATCGTGCTCCAGAAAGTCCTTTACTGGAAACCTTCGCTGGACATGACGGCGGAAGTCGTCCAGCGGCTGAACGAACAGTACCGGGCACAATCCGGAAACCGCTAG
- the bamA gene encoding outer membrane protein assembly factor BamA yields MSGTPIRKPGTWAVRAFLGVAAIMLSTGTLRAQETVGIVRAVEFIGLVRTDEALVRDVAAIQIGEPISREELDAAVVRLLRTGRFTTARYDILPEEDGVRIRFDLTERTFVSAIRFQGNSRFSDNRLRREVPVQVDQAVDPFSARDGQEAILRLYREEGFADASVEFDREQLQRTGELVYVIEEGPRTRIRRIEFEGNTAFSDRVLRRQIQTKKAFWILRTGAFDEDVVDGDVAALQTYYRDRGWLDARVSYRREPVENGIRLVFTIVEGTRYVIEGLTLTGNTVFSTEELMALIESREGQFVNRPRLDDDAQAIRRRYGEIGHIYTEVRVIRVFSEQPGAVRVTFQIEEGDAYRVGEVVVRGNSRTKDKVVRRELNLCPPDDLWNMTEVRDAERSLVDSRIFRSARVLPVGDEPGVRDAVIDVVEADRLGDFIFGAGITSNSGVVGQIVLDLQNFDLFDTPRSLSELFRFRAFSGAGQRLRLELRPGTETSRFRVDFTEPYLFDRPIRFDYGAYLFTRDREAYAETRVGTTVSFGRRFERGWFRNWTGEVTFRVEEIEVDSVDLFAGDQIHDDEGQSFLTSVRYTMVRDRTDNRFVPTVGDRLRLSYEQVGALGGDHVFGEIRSRYSRYFTVATDAEERKSVLELWGEGGYQIGDAPVYERLYAGGIGSIRGFEFRGIGPRDGFDDTNVGADYLILLGGEYSFPVYGKNLRGHVFLDSGTAGSGYRAAVGAGVRFTIDVLGPIPLEFNLAAPVLRDSEDEEQILSFVIGGIF; encoded by the coding sequence GTGAGCGGTACGCCGATCCGGAAGCCAGGCACCTGGGCCGTTCGCGCCTTCCTCGGCGTCGCCGCCATCATGCTGTCCACCGGTACGCTTCGGGCCCAGGAAACCGTCGGCATCGTCCGGGCGGTTGAATTCATCGGCCTGGTGCGCACGGATGAAGCTCTGGTGCGCGACGTGGCGGCGATTCAGATCGGCGAGCCGATCAGCAGGGAGGAGCTCGACGCGGCGGTCGTGCGCCTGCTCCGCACGGGGCGCTTCACCACCGCCCGATACGACATCCTCCCCGAGGAAGACGGCGTCCGCATCCGTTTCGATCTGACCGAGCGGACCTTCGTTTCCGCCATTCGTTTCCAGGGCAACTCGCGGTTCTCCGACAATCGGCTGCGGCGGGAGGTGCCGGTCCAGGTGGATCAGGCAGTCGATCCTTTCTCGGCCCGCGATGGTCAGGAGGCCATTCTCCGGCTGTACCGCGAAGAAGGCTTCGCAGACGCTTCGGTGGAGTTTGATCGCGAGCAGTTGCAGCGAACCGGGGAGCTCGTTTATGTGATTGAGGAAGGGCCGCGCACGCGGATTCGACGCATCGAGTTCGAGGGCAACACCGCCTTCTCCGACCGTGTCCTGCGGCGCCAGATTCAGACCAAGAAGGCCTTCTGGATCCTCCGCACCGGCGCCTTCGACGAGGACGTTGTCGATGGCGACGTGGCCGCGCTGCAGACCTACTACCGCGATCGGGGCTGGCTGGACGCGCGGGTGAGCTATCGTCGCGAGCCGGTGGAAAACGGCATTCGCCTGGTCTTCACCATCGTCGAGGGCACGCGCTACGTTATCGAGGGCCTAACCCTGACCGGCAACACGGTGTTCAGCACCGAGGAATTGATGGCGCTGATCGAATCGCGCGAGGGGCAGTTCGTGAACCGTCCCCGGCTGGACGATGACGCCCAGGCCATTCGCCGCCGTTACGGCGAAATCGGGCACATCTACACCGAGGTCCGCGTCATCCGCGTGTTCTCGGAGCAGCCCGGCGCCGTCCGCGTGACATTCCAGATCGAGGAAGGCGACGCCTATCGCGTGGGCGAGGTCGTCGTGCGGGGAAACTCGCGCACGAAGGACAAGGTCGTCCGCCGGGAGCTCAACCTTTGTCCGCCCGATGACTTGTGGAACATGACGGAAGTTCGCGATGCCGAGCGCAGCCTGGTGGACTCGCGCATTTTCCGTTCGGCCCGGGTGCTGCCCGTGGGCGATGAGCCCGGCGTGCGCGACGCGGTGATCGACGTGGTCGAGGCGGACCGGCTGGGCGATTTCATCTTCGGTGCCGGCATCACCAGCAACAGCGGCGTGGTGGGCCAGATCGTGCTCGACCTCCAGAATTTCGACCTGTTTGACACACCGCGATCGCTCTCGGAGCTGTTCCGGTTCCGCGCCTTCTCCGGCGCCGGGCAGCGCCTGCGGCTTGAGCTCCGCCCGGGAACGGAGACCAGCCGTTTCCGAGTGGATTTCACCGAGCCTTACCTGTTCGACCGCCCCATCCGGTTCGATTACGGCGCGTACCTGTTCACGCGGGATCGCGAGGCCTACGCGGAGACGCGGGTTGGGACGACGGTAAGCTTCGGACGGCGTTTCGAGCGCGGCTGGTTTCGCAACTGGACAGGCGAAGTAACCTTCCGCGTCGAGGAAATCGAGGTCGACAGCGTCGACCTGTTCGCCGGTGATCAGATCCACGACGACGAAGGTCAGAGCTTTCTGACCAGCGTTCGCTACACAATGGTTCGCGACCGGACCGACAATCGGTTCGTTCCCACCGTGGGCGACCGGCTCCGGCTCAGTTACGAACAAGTCGGGGCGCTCGGTGGCGACCACGTCTTTGGGGAAATCCGCTCGCGCTATTCGCGTTACTTCACCGTGGCGACCGATGCCGAGGAGCGAAAGAGCGTTTTGGAGCTGTGGGGAGAGGGCGGATACCAGATCGGCGACGCGCCGGTGTACGAACGTTTGTACGCGGGTGGAATCGGCTCCATTCGCGGGTTCGAATTTCGCGGCATCGGCCCGCGGGACGGCTTCGACGACACCAACGTCGGTGCCGATTACCTGATCCTGCTCGGGGGGGAGTACAGCTTTCCCGTCTATGGCAAGAATCTTCGCGGCCATGTTTTCCTGGACAGCGGGACGGCTGGTTCGGGATATCGCGCGGCCGTTGGGGCGGGCGTACGCTTTACGATTGATGTGCTCGGGCCGATTCCGCTGGAATTCAACCTCGCGGCACCCGTACTGCGCGATTCGGAAGATGAAGAGCAGATCCTCAGCTTCGTGATCGGCGGTATCTTCTAG
- a CDS encoding helix-turn-helix domain-containing protein — MTRPKQVLTTGEVAKICNVAPRTVSKWFDSGQLRGYRIPGSKDRRIPLEQLVRFMKSHDIPMNGLSRGRKRVLVVLGQRELRDTVRQSLTQRGEYDVEATESAFEAGLVAGSFLPDVILVDVSLPQIEPERLRRELRAHEGLQDTELIGLVREDEDGRGHALLQQGFSAFLKSPFHARDLIRLLEAPEPASVVPHSIEH; from the coding sequence ATGACACGTCCCAAGCAGGTGCTGACAACGGGCGAGGTGGCCAAGATCTGCAATGTGGCCCCGCGGACCGTCTCCAAGTGGTTCGACTCCGGCCAGCTTCGGGGTTATCGCATTCCCGGCAGCAAGGACCGCCGGATCCCGCTGGAACAGCTCGTGCGCTTCATGAAATCCCACGACATTCCCATGAACGGACTGTCGCGCGGCCGGAAGCGCGTTCTCGTCGTGCTCGGACAGCGGGAATTGCGGGATACCGTTCGGCAATCGCTGACGCAGCGCGGGGAGTACGACGTCGAGGCGACGGAGTCCGCGTTCGAGGCCGGCCTGGTGGCGGGGTCATTCCTGCCGGATGTGATATTGGTGGATGTGTCCCTTCCGCAGATCGAACCTGAGCGACTCCGCCGGGAGCTCCGCGCCCACGAAGGGTTGCAGGACACGGAACTCATCGGGCTGGTGCGCGAGGATGAGGATGGACGGGGACATGCTCTTCTGCAACAGGGATTCTCGGCTTTCCTCAAATCACCGTTTCATGCCAGGGACCTGATCCGGTTGCTCGAAGCTCCCGAGCCCGCCTCGGTCGTGCCCCATTCTATCGAGCATTGA